The following is a genomic window from Thioclava electrotropha.
GGATCGAGGATCTGCGCGCCGCCGCCGAAGTCGTCAAAGGCCGCAAGCTGGCCGATGGCGTCCGCGCGATGGTCGTGCCGGGCTCGGGTCTCGTGCGGGCTCAGGCGGAGGAAGAAGGTCTGGACAAGATCTTCCTCGATGCCGGTTTCGAATGGCGCATGGCGGGCTGCTCGATGTGTCTCGCGATGAACCCCGACCAGCTGGCCGAGGGCGAGCGTTGCGCATCGACCTCGAACCGGAACTTCGAAGGGCGTCAGGGCTACAAGGGCCGCACCCATCTGATGAGCCCGGCCATGGCCGCCGCAGCTGCTGTCACCGGTCATCTGACCGATGTGCGCAAGCTGATGGAACTGGAAGACGCGTAAGGAGCGACGAGAATGGAAAAGTTCGAAAAAGTTACCGGGATCGCCGCCCCCATGCCGCTGGTCAATATCGACACCGATATGATCATCCCCAAGGGCTTCCTGAAGACGATCAAGCGCACCGGGCTCGGCGTGCATGCGTTCGACGAGATGCGCTACGATCGTCAGGGCAACGAGAACCCGGACTTCGTGCTCAACAAGCCGCAATATCGCGAAGCGCAGATCCTGATCGCGGGCGATAACTTCGGCTGTGGCTCCTCGCGTGAGCACGCCCCGTGGGCGCTCGCCGACTTCGGCATCAAGGTGATCGTTTCGACCTCCTTCGCCGACATCTTCTACAACAACTCGTTCAAGAACGGGATGCTGCCGATCGTGCTTCCGCAGGAGCAGGTCGACATGCTGATGAAGGATGCCGAAAAGGGCTCGAACGCGCGGATGACCGTCGATCTCGAGAACCAGGAGATCACGACCTCGGAAGGCGAGACGATCAAGTTCGACGTCGACGCCTTCAAGAAGCACTGCCTGCTCGAAGGTCTCGACGATATCGGCCTGACGCTGGAGAAGGCCGCGGCCATCGACACGTTCGAGATGCAGATGCATCAAGCGCGTCCCTGGGTGTAACCCACGACGCCATAGCGAAATGAAAAGCCGCTCCGACCGGGGCGGCTTTTTACATGAGAGGGGGGCGCGGGAACCCGGCGCTCGTGGTAGGGTTCATCATTTGACGTAGATCGAGAGGATGATGCGATGCGCGTTTCGACCCTGTTTCTGGTGACCGGCCTCGTGCTGATCGTTCTCGGCGTTGCGGCCATCACGAATCCCTTCGCGACCTCGCTGGCCCTGACCACCTTCGTCGGCATCCTGTTCCTGATCGCCGGGGTCGTGCAGGCGTGGCTCGCCTTCAACGACCGCGACGGGGCGCATCGGGCGTGGCATGCGCTGATCGCACTTCTCAACATCGTCGTCGGCGTCTGGCTGATGGCCGATCCGATGTCCGGCACGGTGTCGCTCGCGGCGGTGGTCGGTGTTCTCTTCCTGCTGATGGGCGCGCTGCGCTTGCTCCTCGGTCTGCGCCTTGCCGGGCCGCGCCTGCGGTGGATGCTGGTCCTGTCGGGCGCGGTTTCGATCCTGATCGGCGTGCTGATCTTCTCCGCATTCGATCAGATAGCGACGCAAATCCTTGGACTATTGCTAGGAATCCAGTTGCTGGCGGATGGTGTCGGGCTTGCCGCACTTGGCTTTGCCAATCGCGACTCCTGAGGGTTTTTGAGGCGCTAACCCCTTGATCCACAAAATATGGTTTCGCCTCCTAGGTTGCCACATTTTTGCACCTTTGTTGATGCAATGTCGCACCAGGTCTTCCAAGAAAATGCCTTAATGCGGCACAGAGTCTGAAAACACTATTTGCTTGGATCGGGAACTTGGGCAAAATCATGGCAAGTTTGAGGCAGCGCGTCACAGTCGGCGCGCGTCTTGCGGGTAAAAGGATCGGCAATGTACCGCATCCGACCGCAGGGAAGGGTAGGGTAACTGTGTTCTCACGTCTCTCAGGGGCGCTTGTTCGCGCGATCCTCGTCGCGGTGGTGATCTGCACCCCCGCGCTCATTCTGCCTGATACAAGTAGTGACACCGCACAGATCGTGGCGCTTATGGCGCTGTTCGGTTTCGCGCTGACCCTTTTCGAATATGCTTCCGTTTATCCCGGCTTGATCGAGTTTCGCGATGCGCCGCCCTTCAACCGCATCCGCTTCATGTCGCTGTTCCTGACGGTTCTGCTGCTCTCGCTGGCGGTGCAGTCGCAGTATCATGCCTCGACGCTGACCCGGCTGATCGAGGTTCTGGGCACGACCGTCGCCAGCTCCATCGACGTGCCTTACAGCCCCGTTCGCCTGCTGCAACTCGCGCTGCCGGCGGATGCCTCACTGCATCAGGTCGCGCTGGTGCGCACCGCTGCGGGGATGGCCTACCTGATCTCGCTGCTGACCCTTGGCTATTTCGTCATCGTCATGCGGATCATGGGCTGGCCGCAGGCGCATACGAAATTCAACGTCTGGGTCAATCTGCCCACCTTCGACCCGACCGCAGGCGGCGACGTAGTCGAGCGTCTGCGCCGCGATTCCTGGTTCAACATTGCGCTGGGCTTCCTTTTGCCCTTCCTTATTCCGGCGGTGCTCAAACTCGTCTCGGTCAGTTTCGTGATCGTGACGCTCGAAGTGCCCCATACGATGATCTGGATGGTGACGGCATGGGCCTTCCTTCCCGCAAGCCTGTTCATGCGCGGCATCGCGCTGGCGCGGGTGGCGCAAATGATCGAAAACAAGCGTCTCGCTTCCGGGGCGAGCGACTACTTGCCGGCCTGATCGCGGCGTTTCTGGCGCTGCCTGCCGCGGCAGAGAGCCTGCGCGTGGCGACATGGGATGCCGGGTTGTCTCGCCGGGGTCCGGGGCTTTTGCTGAAAGATATCCGCAACGACACAGCGCAGGTCGCGGCTGTGTCCAGCATCGTCGATGCGATCGCGCCGGATGTGCTTTTGCTGACCGGGATCGACTGGGACTATGACGGGCAGGCGCTGGCCGCGCTGAATGAGACTTTTGCGCAGCCCTATCCGCATCTCTTCGCGCCGCGTCCCAATAGCGGCTGGCCGAGCGGGGCCGATCTCGATGGCAACGGCAAGCTTGGTGAAGCGCGCGATGCCCAAGGTTACGGACGGTTTCCGGGGCAGGGCGGTCTGGCGCTACTGTCGCGCTACCCGATTGAGGTCGACCGCGCGCGCGAATTCTCCGCGATGCTGTGGAAGGACCTACCCGACGGGCAAAGCGCAGGGGCGGATTTTTCACCCGAAGCGCTGGCAGTGCAGCGTCTCAGCTCGACCGCGCATTGGGATGTGCCGCTCCAACTGCCTTCGGGCGAGCCGCTGCATCTTTTGGCCTTCGCCGCGACGCCACCGGTTTTCGACGGACCCGAGGATCGCAACGGGCGCCGCAATCGTGACGAGATCGCCTTCTGGCTCCGGTATCTGGATGGGGAACTCGACGCGCTGCCGCCCGAAGCGCCGGTGATCCTGCTAGGCGACGCCAATCTCGATCCGAAGGACGGGGAGGGGCGGCGTGATGCGCTCGATCTGCTGCTGAACGGCCCGAATCTGCAAGACCCGCAGCCGCGCAGCGATGGCGCGAGGTTGGCCGCCGATCCCATGCATGAAGGCGATCCGGGCCTCGATACCGCCGATTACGACGGACCGGGCAATCTGCGGCTCGATTACGTTCTGCCGTCGACCGATTTGCAAGTAGAGGCGGCGGGCGTCGTCTGGCCGAAGCCGGGCGCGCCCCTGGCGGAGGCGGCCGCAGCCGCCTCGCGTCACAAGATGGTGTGGCTCGACATCGCATTGCCCTGATCGGGTACGACCTTGAGGCCTCGGATATAGAGATGTTCGAACACCACCCGCTGCAGCGTCTTCGGCGTGAATTCCGGGAAGCGCGCGTGGAAATCGGTGCCGTCGATCTCGTGGCTCATGTCGAACAGGTAGCGCATTTCGCGCAGCTCGCGTGCCAGCTCCCATGCGGGCGAGGCAAGCAGCAGCGCCGTCCACGGGAATTTCTTGATCGAGATGTCGCGCCCCATCTGACTCGAGAATTCCTCGGCCAGTTCACGTGCGGAGAACCGGGTGCCGGGGAACCCGAGATCGAGCAGCCCGGGCGTGTGATCTTCGGTCTCGGCCAGTTGCACGGCGATCCGGGTCATATCCTCGAGATCGGCATAGACGCGCTGTGCATCGGGCTTGCCGAGCGCGGTGATCTTACCCTTGCGCAAATCCTTCAGCATCACCCGGTTCATCAGCGTGTCGGGTGACTCGGCATTCAGGAAATCTCCGCCGCGCAGGATCACGACCGAACGGCCCTCTTCGGCATGGGCGCGGTAGCGCGCCTCCATCTCGGCGCGGATCTTGCCCTTGCGGGTGCAGGCGTGATGCGGGGTCGATGCGCTCCACGGAGACGGCTCGCGCCCGTAGACATAGACATTGCCCGGCACCATCACCGATGCCCCGCTGTCGCGCGAGGCGGCCAGAACCTGCTTGGTGATCTGGGGGATCTGGTTCGCCCAGTCGTGGTAATTCGGCGGGTTCATCGCATTCACGATCCACCGCGCGCCGCGCGCTGCGATAGCCATGTCGGTGCCCCGGCGATAGCGATCGACGTCCCAGCCAGCGGCCCTGAAGGACCGTGCCGCAGCAGATCCGAACAAACCGCCCATTCCCAGGATCAGTACCCTGCGATTCATTTCGCCCTCATGTGTCGTCTGCCTGCTCTAAACTCTAGCATGCGCT
Proteins encoded in this region:
- a CDS encoding endonuclease/exonuclease/phosphatase family protein, with the protein product MSRRGPGLLLKDIRNDTAQVAAVSSIVDAIAPDVLLLTGIDWDYDGQALAALNETFAQPYPHLFAPRPNSGWPSGADLDGNGKLGEARDAQGYGRFPGQGGLALLSRYPIEVDRAREFSAMLWKDLPDGQSAGADFSPEALAVQRLSSTAHWDVPLQLPSGEPLHLLAFAATPPVFDGPEDRNGRRNRDEIAFWLRYLDGELDALPPEAPVILLGDANLDPKDGEGRRDALDLLLNGPNLQDPQPRSDGARLAADPMHEGDPGLDTADYDGPGNLRLDYVLPSTDLQVEAAGVVWPKPGAPLAEAAAAASRHKMVWLDIALP
- a CDS encoding Rossmann-fold NAD(P)-binding domain-containing protein gives rise to the protein MNRRVLILGMGGLFGSAAARSFRAAGWDVDRYRRGTDMAIAARGARWIVNAMNPPNYHDWANQIPQITKQVLAASRDSGASVMVPGNVYVYGREPSPWSASTPHHACTRKGKIRAEMEARYRAHAEEGRSVVILRGGDFLNAESPDTLMNRVMLKDLRKGKITALGKPDAQRVYADLEDMTRIAVQLAETEDHTPGLLDLGFPGTRFSARELAEEFSSQMGRDISIKKFPWTALLLASPAWELARELREMRYLFDMSHEIDGTDFHARFPEFTPKTLQRVVFEHLYIRGLKVVPDQGNAMSSHTIL
- the leuD gene encoding 3-isopropylmalate dehydratase small subunit, whose protein sequence is MEKFEKVTGIAAPMPLVNIDTDMIIPKGFLKTIKRTGLGVHAFDEMRYDRQGNENPDFVLNKPQYREAQILIAGDNFGCGSSREHAPWALADFGIKVIVSTSFADIFYNNSFKNGMLPIVLPQEQVDMLMKDAEKGSNARMTVDLENQEITTSEGETIKFDVDAFKKHCLLEGLDDIGLTLEKAAAIDTFEMQMHQARPWV
- a CDS encoding HdeD family acid-resistance protein; protein product: MRVSTLFLVTGLVLIVLGVAAITNPFATSLALTTFVGILFLIAGVVQAWLAFNDRDGAHRAWHALIALLNIVVGVWLMADPMSGTVSLAAVVGVLFLLMGALRLLLGLRLAGPRLRWMLVLSGAVSILIGVLIFSAFDQIATQILGLLLGIQLLADGVGLAALGFANRDS